In Heyndrickxia vini, the sequence TTATTTATTTTCACGTTTTTTAAGTGAATGGTCGGAAAACTTACGGCTATATTAGGTATTTTCAGTGCTATTTCATAATTAAGGGAAATTTCTCCGCTTATCAAACTCGAATTAGCGCCTAATGAACTTGTACAACTCCTCTTATAGCACACAAAGCTTGGGAAAAATCCCAAGCTTTGTGTGCTAATTTAATTATTAAAGAGCCACGGACAATTACATGACCTACAAACCAGGAAAGGCAATTGTTTTTGTGTATTATATTTAAAGATTTGTGTTTCCTACCCTAACTGGCGTTTAAATTGTTTACTAGCAAAGAAGTAAGCGATGACCATAACGCCGACACACCAGATAAGTGCAATCCAAATATCGTTCCCTACTGACCCTTTATATAAAAGGGCACGAATCGTATTCACAATGGAAGTCACGGGCTGATTCTCAGCGAATACACGAACAATTTTAGGCATGGTTTCTGTGGGAACAAAGGCCGAACTGATAAAAGGCAAGAAAATCAGTGGGTATGAATAGGCTGTCGCTCCTTCCATAGACTTCGCTGTCAAGCCGGGAATAACCGCCAACCATGTTAACGCCAGAGTAAACAGCCCGAGTATTCCGGCAACAATAAGCCAATCTAGGATATCCGCGCTAGATCGGAACCCCATTAAGAGTGCGACAAGGAAAACGACCACGAGAGTAAGCCCATTGGAAACAATCGAAGTCAGCACGTGAGCCCACAATATTGACGAACGCTTAATAGGCATCGTAATGAAACGGGCCATTAACCCGCTCTTTACATCTGTAAACAACCGCAAAGAAGTGTATGCGACACCGGAAGCGATAGTAATCAGCAAGATTCCCGGCAATAAATAATTAACATAGTTTTCCGTGCCCGTCTTTATCGCGCCGCCAAATACGTAGACAAATAGCAGCATCATCATAATCGGAGTAATCGCCACCGTGATAATTGTATCCGGGCTGCGCATGATGTTACGCATTAAACGACCTAGTAATACTCCTGTTCTGTTTTTCATTTACTTCTCCTCCTTTTGGCCAATAATTGCGAGGAAAATTTCCTCCAATGTCGGCTGCTTCTCAATGTACTCGACTTTCGTTGGCGGGAACATCTCTTTAAGTTCGGTAAGAGTACCAGTCGTGATGATTTTCCCGCCATGCAGGATGGCAATACGGTCCGCAAGTTGTTCGGCTTCTTCCAGGTACTGAGTCGTCAACATAATTGTCGTGCCGCCATCGGCAAGCTCCTTGACTGTATTCCAGACTTCAATCCGCGCTTCAGGATCAAGCCCTGTCGTCGGTTCATCGAGAAAAATGACTGCTGGCATCCCGATCAGGCTCATGGCGATGTCAAGCCGGCGCTTCATCCCGCCGGAATATTGGTCTGACCGGCGGTTGGCCGCTTCACTCAGACTAAACCTTGCAAGCAGATTGTCGGCGACCTCGGCGGGATTGGAAACTCCCCGCAACTTACCGATCATTATCAAGTTTTCCCGACCAGTGTGCATGCCGTCTAATGATGCAAACTGCCCTGTCAGGCTGATGCTCTGGCGAACTTGATCTGGTTGACGTTGGACGTCAAAACCGCAAATACTTACTTCACCGCCATCGGGCTTCATCAGCGTTGAAAGGATGTTGACTGCCGTCGTCTTACCGGCACCATTTGAGCCTAGCAGGGCGAAAATTTCGCCACGCCGAACATCAAAATCCACCCCCTTTAGGACTTCCTTGTCTTTAAAAGATTTCTTTAACCCATTTACCGAAATCGCTGCATTGTTCATGCTTTTTTCCTCCCTATAAAATGTATTACGGAGCTAGATTGCCTATATTCTCCTATTTATTCCGAATAGTAATCAGTACAACTTAGTACTAAGTTAAAAATATAACTGAACAGTTTGTTTTCAAAAAATCTGTTCAGTTGGGTTGTTCAAAGCTTATTTTTTCTTACCCACACGATTCAGAATGCTTTTGTTCAAATTATTGCGTAACTTATCATCCCAACTTTTCGCTTGATCGATAAGTCCAGTGGCGAATGCTGTCACGTCTTCACCTGTCACTTCCAAAACTTCTTTGCCATTTGCCGCACCAGTTTCAAACAAATCAATGAGATCATACTGAATTCTCAACATATCCATTCCGTTACCAGATGCGAAATTCCACATATAGTTGCAGATCTTTTTATAGGTTTCTGGGTAGTCGCCTGGCAAAGATTCCACACGCGCCATCATTTCTTTGTATTCTTTTTTGTCTTCAAGTATCTTTTTGATGAAATTTACCATGTTATTTAACCTCCTGCATTATTTTTTATTCGTCCATCTTTTCACTTGCTGTTCAACCCTACTCTCAATTTCTTTTTTTAAATCTACGTTCCTTCCTAATATGCTCTCCGATTCTCCATCGAGTTTTGAGAGAGCCATCAATTCGTCGGCAAATGCCGCCACATCTTCACCAGTAACATCTAGTACATGCTTGCCTTCTGCTGCACTAGCTTCAAACAATTCATACAAATTGAAAATTTCTTCTCCAAACCCATATCCGAAATTCCACATGTACTTTTGAATCTTTTTGAACACAAAGGCGTAATCTTTCGGTAGAGAATTTACTTTTTTCATAAATGCTTTGTATTCCTTCTTACTTTCTAAATCGCCAATGATTATCTCTATAAATTTCTTCATATTTTTTCTCCCCCTTTTAGGATATTAATTTTTGACGATACAAAGTCCCATTTTTCCCAAAACAATTCAAGTTCCTCACGGCCTGCCTCGTTAAGCGTGTAAAACTTTCGTGGCGGTCCCATATCCGACGGTTTCTTCTCTATGCTTACAAGTTTTTTCTTTTCTAAACGCACGAGGATCGTGTAGACCGTCCCTTCCACTACCTCGGTAAACCCAAGCTCATTCAGGCGGCGGGTAATTTCGTAGCCATAGGTTTCATGCCGGCTGATAATTTCCAAAACGCAGCCTTCCAGCGAACCCTTCAGCATTTCAGTTAAATTTTCCATATTTATAGCCACCTCTATTTTGTCTGACTTATAATCAGTATTACTTAGTACTGAAATAAATTTTTACGTAATAGCTTTTTGGAACTTCAGCTATTACGTATTACTTATTACAGGTATATCGTAACACACAGTAGTATAGCAGTCAACTGGATTTTTAACTTTTTTTAAAACCAGCTATAGCACAGGAATCATGCTAAATTAACAGCTACACATTTGAAGTTGTAATTCTATCCCGACACAAAAATTGCTTGGGCATCTAAGCATCTTCACATCATATTATATTTGCATTGAAAATTGATAACAGCCCATTCACATGTAAATTATCCTAGCGATTTACCACAGGAATTACAATATAAAGCACCAGCCGTATTTTCTTCTTCGCAATGAGGGCAAATCTGCATTAACTTCCCTCCACAATGACTACAAAACTTTGCATGAATTGGATTTTCTTCGTTACATTTGTGACATCTCATTGAATAGGTTAAGTTTGCTCCATCTTGAATCGCTTTTGAGATTTCCTTTATTCCAGAAGTAGTTTCAGTTGCCAAATAATTGAAGGTATCCTTTACTACTGGAGCATATTCCCTACTTTCAAACCTTGCAATAGCTCCACCATACCCCACACCAGTTAGTAAGAATCCAATAAAAAGAAAAGGCATCACTACAAAAAATAACCAAAAGAATTTTGGTTCTTCAAATCCTTGAAGAGTGAAGATGTCTATAAGTGCAACAATTAAACATATAGCTCCTATAACTAAAAGTGCCGGTCCTAGGATACGAAAGAATAAACGTGTTTTTTTGTGCTGTTCTGTAATAAACTTTTCTTTTCTCATATTCTATCATCCCCTTTCGATAATTAGTCTTAAATACGATTCAATTAAACAATAGGTTCCTGAATTTTTTTCCTTTATAAATAGGAAAGAACCACCGTAAAGGTTATTGGTAATATTTAACTTTTGGTATACTTCAAATTATTAATTCCCATCCAAATGATAGATTAGTTGCACAACACCAGAGGAAAACGTTTTTGTATTAACCGTTTTTAAATTCAACCTTTGTTTTATATCACTAAACAACGGTTTTCCTTCTCCCAAAATAACAGGGTGAACAGATAATCTCAATTCATCAACAACCCCCAAATTGATAAAAGTTGTAATAAGACTTGATCCGCCATATAGCCAGATATCCTTACCAGACTTGTTCTTCAATTTATTTACTTCTTCTAGAATATTATCATTTATGAATATTGCTTTATTATTAGTCCCTTTTTGCATTCTAGAAAACACATACTTTTCTTTACTGTGAACTAATTCCCAAATTTCCTTTTCAGTATCAGTTTCTTCATTTTCAGGAGTAAATTGCCCCCATAAATCGTAGCTTTTTCTTCCATATAAAATTGTATCAATTTGATTTAAGAAATTAATAAATCCCATTTCGGAGTCCATGATGCACCAATCAACTTCCCCATTTTTCCCTTCAATAAATCCATCTAAAGTAACTGCTAAATCTAAAATGATTCTTCTTGGACTTACATTACTGGTCATGATTCCTTCTCCTCACAAATTAATCTTATATATTTCATCGTTACCATATACATAAAGAAACTATCCCCCGCATAAACACAGATCCAATGATAAGTTTATCTTTTTCATCAGTTAGTCGCCATTTTACCTTAGGAGATAACTTCGTTTTTTTTCGATTGCGTATCATTGTATGCATGATTTTCATTGTCCTACCTCTGTGTTTTGTCACGGTATACAAATAGAGTAATTGCATTTAATAGGATCGTAACGGTTACAAGAACTGCCGAAGCAAATGCCACAGCACCTATTGTGTCCATAAGAGCAGATATATCCTCAATTTTTACTAAATGATAACTGTAGAAAACCTGAAAACATATCGAGATAGCACAAGCACTGATACTTATAATGGAAAGAACAACCCATTTTTTGTACTCCTGCTTTTTTTCTCGTAGGAGATTGACAATAGGAAGTATCCAAGCAATTAGTCCAAGCACGAGGCTACCAACATTAAGTGAAGTGAAATCGAACATACATCATTCCCCCTTGTTTAAAACCTAAACGAAAACAAATTTAATTCCCTTTATCCATTTTCCGAATTGTACCATAAATCTCCAAGAATTTATGTATTTATCCAAAAAATGATTATAAACAAAAAACCTACAAACGAGATATTATGTAGGTTTTACTTGATTAATATTTGTTTAGTTCCTTAATAGGTGTTTGAATGATAACTGGTTTCTTTTTAGGATCCAACCATTTTAAGATCCTCACAACATTGGTTTGCGATGTATCAGTACAACCAAGAGTGTAACCACTTCCTACATGGAAGAAGATTGCACTTCCTTTATATGGAGTCCGTTTTGTATTGTAATTAATTACAAAACCGTAGTTATATGCTGAAATATTCATATTCTCAGCACTTTTCCACTGGCTTTTGGTTTTCTTGCGAGATTGCCAAGTGTTGTAAAGTTTAGATTTTGAATCATCCACCCAAACATCATCGGATGTAATTTTTCGGTAAGGTAATTTAGTGCCTGGATTACCGTATCGTCCAAAAGCTGTCCCGATTGTATACTTTCCAGTTGGAGACTTTTTACCGCCTTCACTCATCTTTGAGGCAGGAGTGAATCCATATTTACCAATATGACCTTTAGTTGTTAAAACAGGAATCCATTGTCCTTTAGAATTTTTCTCAAATGTCCTTATTACCGCGGTGGAAGTATTGTAACCGTTAGAAGTGACAAGAATTAATTGCTTATTACTTCCCACTGTTTTTAACCCTGCCGCCAAATTCTTAGGAGTTGCTGGTTTCTTCGTGGTTAGGTATTTATTTGATGCCCAACCGATTTTACTCCCAATGGTTACCTTGTCCCAAGAACCTTTGGTTTGGGTTACTTTCACCGATTGATTCTTCTTAATCGTTGTCACCACTTTGTACTTCGTACCTGCACCAGTTCGGACATTTAATGCACTAGCTGTAACATATTTTGTTTTGCTAGTTGCCGCATGAGCCGGTTTAGTCATATGAAATCCAGCAAATACTACGGAAAATATAACTAAGACTGCAACTATCTTTTTCATCTTTTCTTCCCTCCCTTAATAGTAGTGAAATTAACCTTTATTATTGTTTTAAAACCTGAAGTTTCCTGCAAGGGAAGTAAGTACAAGAGTAATTTTACCATTATCAATTTATAAAATCATTTCCTCACCTTTACAGTTTGAGGGTTTTTGATTAAATGATTATTACCTCCTAATGAATCGGATTACCAGACAAAGTTATTTGATTTTGGTTGTTATAATGAATGTTGATTTCCCTGTGTTTGAGAAATAAACGGATGAATTCCGTTTAACTCGGGAAATATCTATATTTCCCTAAAAATAAAGGAAGTTTTTCAGATTATATGATTCGAATCCTTGGATTCTGTCTTATTTAGCGAGGTTAATCGAAATACCTCCGCTTATTTCCGCTTTTTTAGCCTACCGTACATACATTAGCCGGAAATTATCCGCTTATGATTTCTCATACCTACTTCAGCTTTCCTTCAAATATCGTAAGTATATTCAAATTACGTTTATATCTTATTTCCTTTTAAAAATTAAACGCATAATATCAGCATTTTAGTGTTTGACTTTAGGGTTTTGCATTGGTTTTAAGAAATACAAAAAGCACGGCTAATTCTTTTGCAATGAATTACCATGCTTTTTCGTATGTTATTAAACTTGTTTTTTCATCAAAAGTGAACCCGCTATATTCGCCGGAGAGGTTCTAACAACAGAACCGTCCCTGCGCTATCTTCAATTCTTAATTTCCTTATATAATTAAAATATGAGACTGACAATTATTGAGGAGAGAACGCTTACAAGAGTAGCGCCATATAACAATTTTAACCCGAAACGGGCAACGACATTCCCTTGTTTTTCATTCAAGCCTTTCACCGCTCCAACGATTGTACCGATCGATCCAAAGTTTGCAAATGAGATTAGAAATACTGAAACAATGGCGGTTGTACGCTCACTCATACTGTTTTGTATTTTAACAAAATCAAGCATTGCAACAAATTCATTCGAAACAAGTTTGGTTGCCATGATGCCACCTGCTTTAACAGCTTCATGCCATGGAACACCCATTAGAAAAGCAATTGGCGCAAACACATAGCCTAAAACTCCTTGGAACGAGATGCCGAATATTCCATTGAAAATTCCGTTAATTAAAGCAATTAACCCAACAAAACCAACTAACATTACTCCAACTACTATGGCTACTTTAAAGCCGTCCATAATATATTCGCCAAGCATTTCAAAAAATGTTTGTTTTTCTTGTTCCTTCACTTCAACTATATCTTCTTCCGGTTTCACTTCATATGGATTAATGATAGATGCAATGATAAAACCGCCAAATAAGTTTAATACTAGCGCAGCTACTACATACCTAGGTTCCAACATGGTCATATAGGAGCCAACAATTGACATTGATACGGTCGACATCGCAGACGCACATAATGTGTATAAGCGATTTTTAGATAATAATCCAAGTTGGTTTTTAACAGAAATAAATACTTCATTTTGTCCGACAATTGCTGCTGCAACCGCGTTATAAGATTCTAATTTACCCATACCATTTACTTTACTTAGCACTAAACCAATATACTTAATTATAAACGGCAATATTTTGAAATGTTGTAAAATCCCTATAATTGCAGACATAAATACAATTGGCATCAATACATAAAGGAAAAATGTATGAGCACCTTTATTTGCCATTCCACCAAAAACAAAATCGGTACCCTCATTGGCATAGCCAAGTAATTTTGCAAAACTATCGGCAAAGCCTTTAACTAAAAATTCACCTACACCCGTTTTTAATAGAATTAACCCTAAAACAATTTGAATAACAATCATTACTATGATTGGACGATATTTAACCTTATTCTTATTATTACTTGCTAGCCACGCCAGTAAGAGAACAATAATTAGACCAATAACAGAAATTAAATAATGCATTTTTTTATTCCTCCAAATATCGGTTAAAAAGCTTGTTCCATTTTTCGATATCTTTCTATTAAAATCATAAATTAGTTATCAATGATTGTATTAAGAGCTATTTCTACCATTTCGTTAAAAGATTGTTCACTATCCTTATGAGATGAGCGTTCATTTGTTAATAATTGACTGCCCACTGTCAAAATAGATAGTGCTTTCACACCATATTTAGCAGCTAAAGTATAAAGTGCTGTGCTTTCCATTTCGACCGCTAATACACCGAAATCCATAAATTTGTGGAGTCGATCTAATGTTTCACGGTAGAATTCATCAGAATTATAAATGTTCCCAACAAAGACGTTCACGTTTTTATTTTGTGCTTGCTGATATGCTTTCATTAACAATGAATAATCCGAAGTCGGTGCATAATTACACCCGTGGAAAATTTTCTCCGTCATATTGCTATCTGAAGAAACTGCTTGGGCTAATACAATATCACGAATATTAAGTTCCTTTTGCATAGCACCACATGTACCAATTCGAATCAACTTTTTAACACCATAATCGTTTATCAATTCTGTTGCATATATACTCATCGAAGGATTTCCCATCCCTGTCCCTTGAACCGAAATCGGAACACCTCTGTATAATCCGGTGTAACCATACATCCCTCTTACTTCGTTATAACAATAGGCTTTATCTAAAAACTTTTCTGCTACAAATTTTGCGCGCATTGGATCTCCAGGGAGTAAAACGCGTTCAGCTATCTCTCCTTCTTTTGCTTCCAAATGTACACTCATGTTTTTTCCTCCTTTTAGCTTTATTTTAAAAGTGATACTCATAGGGAAATCGCTTACATTTCCGACTAATTTTCCTATAAGAAAATTGATGAGTTAAACTACATTTAAAATCTACTAAAAGCATAAGTTTTTTTACAATAACAAACTAGACCAAAAACTTACGGAAGGAACAGAAAATAATTGACCAAACTATAAAAGCAATTCTTTACGAATATTATCAAAATCTCTTTTAGTTGGTATTGTAGAAATAATCACAACGGGTACTGTTTTTAACGTTACGGGGATATTACTTATAACGAAATCAATATTATGTTGCTGTACAATTTCATCAGTGAGCCCTTTCATTATTGAAGTATTAATGGTCAATTCATCCCCAATTTCTTTTTTTATCAGTTTCGCTACGTAATGTTGAATTGAAAATTCCTCCCCGATAACAAGAAAAGCTTTTTTACTTTTATAATGTAAGCTTGAACTAACTAGCAGCGTTAATTTTGTTAAATGAAAGTCATTATACGTTACAACAGGGTATGCAGTATTCCACTCTTGCAAGCAAATTTGCACTTCTTGATAATTTTGCTGACATTCTTTTTGAACATACGTATTTAAATTATTATTTGAATTCAACATCAATTCAGGAATTGCATTATCAATTAAAAGCTTGTCAAAAAACTCATCTATTTCCCAAAGAAAACGTTCATTCATATTAAGATTGGGATACACCTTTAACAATAACGATAAAAACCGATCAACCATTTGATGTTCCAGTTTATTTTTGCTTCGCTCAGCTTCCTTCACTTTCACCATTATCGAATGATCGTAATAATTATATTGGCTAGTACTAAATAGTGATTGCATAAAGAATATTTCACTTTGCGACAATTCAATTGCAAACATTTGCTGAAGCATTTTTGCTAAATTTGTCATCGGAAAATAAAACATTCCTTGCTTCCAAGGATAATTTCTTTCAGAAATTGTTACAGATTCACCTTTATTTACTCTTTCTAAAACAATAGCAACTAAAAAAGACAATCTTCTCTTGGAGTTGATAAAATAAACAATATTTTTTTCTTCCTCAATATTTGATATTAATTGATTTATAACGTCAAAATTAACTTTAGTAAAAGGCCATCCTGCAAACTCATAGGCATCACCATACAATTTCCAATAAAAATATCGGATATTAATTTCATTTCCTTTCATTGAAGGTGAAGAATAAGTGATGCGCAGATTATAAGGTTTAAGTACATGATTATTTAATTGCACAATAAGCTTTTTTAAAGAGGAGGAACTCATGAACATTTCTTCAGCTAGTTCCTCAAGTGTGAATCGACCACCATCAGTAAATAACAAATCCATTAATCGAAAAAAAGTGGTTTGTTTAAACATAGTAGAAATCACTTCACTAACAGTTTTGTTTCTTCTATCACGTTGGAGAAAGACCCCCTTTCCCCTGGAAACTTCAATTTTTATACCAGATGGTAGTTGCTTGCTTATCCCTTCAGATATCTTGCTTATTGTTTTATCAGAAACACCTAATT encodes:
- a CDS encoding NupC/NupG family nucleoside CNT transporter; the encoded protein is MHYLISVIGLIIVLLLAWLASNNKNKVKYRPIIVMIVIQIVLGLILLKTGVGEFLVKGFADSFAKLLGYANEGTDFVFGGMANKGAHTFFLYVLMPIVFMSAIIGILQHFKILPFIIKYIGLVLSKVNGMGKLESYNAVAAAIVGQNEVFISVKNQLGLLSKNRLYTLCASAMSTVSMSIVGSYMTMLEPRYVVAALVLNLFGGFIIASIINPYEVKPEEDIVEVKEQEKQTFFEMLGEYIMDGFKVAIVVGVMLVGFVGLIALINGIFNGIFGISFQGVLGYVFAPIAFLMGVPWHEAVKAGGIMATKLVSNEFVAMLDFVKIQNSMSERTTAIVSVFLISFANFGSIGTIVGAVKGLNEKQGNVVARFGLKLLYGATLVSVLSSIIVSLIF
- a CDS encoding SH3 domain-containing protein: MKKIVAVLVIFSVVFAGFHMTKPAHAATSKTKYVTASALNVRTGAGTKYKVVTTIKKNQSVKVTQTKGSWDKVTIGSKIGWASNKYLTTKKPATPKNLAAGLKTVGSNKQLILVTSNGYNTSTAVIRTFEKNSKGQWIPVLTTKGHIGKYGFTPASKMSEGGKKSPTGKYTIGTAFGRYGNPGTKLPYRKITSDDVWVDDSKSKLYNTWQSRKKTKSQWKSAENMNISAYNYGFVINYNTKRTPYKGSAIFFHVGSGYTLGCTDTSQTNVVRILKWLDPKKKPVIIQTPIKELNKY
- a CDS encoding dihydrofolate reductase family protein; translation: MTSNVSPRRIILDLAVTLDGFIEGKNGEVDWCIMDSEMGFINFLNQIDTILYGRKSYDLWGQFTPENEETDTEKEIWELVHSKEKYVFSRMQKGTNNKAIFINDNILEEVNKLKNKSGKDIWLYGGSSLITTFINLGVVDELRLSVHPVILGEGKPLFSDIKQRLNLKTVNTKTFSSGVVQLIYHLDGN
- a CDS encoding helix-turn-helix domain-containing protein encodes the protein MDKDFLIAREFLTLLDTEQRWFTLAEIEKKLGVSDKTISKISEGISKQLPSGIKIEVSRGKGVFLQRDRRNKTVSEVISTMFKQTTFFRLMDLLFTDGGRFTLEELAEEMFMSSSSLKKLIVQLNNHVLKPYNLRITYSSPSMKGNEINIRYFYWKLYGDAYEFAGWPFTKVNFDVINQLISNIEEEKNIVYFINSKRRLSFLVAIVLERVNKGESVTISERNYPWKQGMFYFPMTNLAKMLQQMFAIELSQSEIFFMQSLFSTSQYNYYDHSIMVKVKEAERSKNKLEHQMVDRFLSLLLKVYPNLNMNERFLWEIDEFFDKLLIDNAIPELMLNSNNNLNTYVQKECQQNYQEVQICLQEWNTAYPVVTYNDFHLTKLTLLVSSSLHYKSKKAFLVIGEEFSIQHYVAKLIKKEIGDELTINTSIMKGLTDEIVQQHNIDFVISNIPVTLKTVPVVIISTIPTKRDFDNIRKELLL
- a CDS encoding ABC transporter permease, with the protein product MKNRTGVLLGRLMRNIMRSPDTIITVAITPIMMMLLFVYVFGGAIKTGTENYVNYLLPGILLITIASGVAYTSLRLFTDVKSGLMARFITMPIKRSSILWAHVLTSIVSNGLTLVVVFLVALLMGFRSSADILDWLIVAGILGLFTLALTWLAVIPGLTAKSMEGATAYSYPLIFLPFISSAFVPTETMPKIVRVFAENQPVTSIVNTIRALLYKGSVGNDIWIALIWCVGVMVIAYFFASKQFKRQLG
- a CDS encoding DUF1048 domain-containing protein, which gives rise to MKKFIEIIIGDLESKKEYKAFMKKVNSLPKDYAFVFKKIQKYMWNFGYGFGEEIFNLYELFEASAAEGKHVLDVTGEDVAAFADELMALSKLDGESESILGRNVDLKKEIESRVEQQVKRWTNKK
- a CDS encoding zinc ribbon domain-containing protein produces the protein MRKEKFITEQHKKTRLFFRILGPALLVIGAICLIVALIDIFTLQGFEEPKFFWLFFVVMPFLFIGFLLTGVGYGGAIARFESREYAPVVKDTFNYLATETTSGIKEISKAIQDGANLTYSMRCHKCNEENPIHAKFCSHCGGKLMQICPHCEEENTAGALYCNSCGKSLG
- a CDS encoding DUF1048 domain-containing protein produces the protein MVNFIKKILEDKKEYKEMMARVESLPGDYPETYKKICNYMWNFASGNGMDMLRIQYDLIDLFETGAANGKEVLEVTGEDVTAFATGLIDQAKSWDDKLRNNLNKSILNRVGKKK
- the deoD gene encoding purine-nucleoside phosphorylase, producing MSVHLEAKEGEIAERVLLPGDPMRAKFVAEKFLDKAYCYNEVRGMYGYTGLYRGVPISVQGTGMGNPSMSIYATELINDYGVKKLIRIGTCGAMQKELNIRDIVLAQAVSSDSNMTEKIFHGCNYAPTSDYSLLMKAYQQAQNKNVNVFVGNIYNSDEFYRETLDRLHKFMDFGVLAVEMESTALYTLAAKYGVKALSILTVGSQLLTNERSSHKDSEQSFNEMVEIALNTIIDN
- a CDS encoding PadR family transcriptional regulator produces the protein MENLTEMLKGSLEGCVLEIISRHETYGYEITRRLNELGFTEVVEGTVYTILVRLEKKKLVSIEKKPSDMGPPRKFYTLNEAGREELELFWEKWDFVSSKINILKGGEKI
- a CDS encoding ABC transporter ATP-binding protein; the encoded protein is MNNAAISVNGLKKSFKDKEVLKGVDFDVRRGEIFALLGSNGAGKTTAVNILSTLMKPDGGEVSICGFDVQRQPDQVRQSISLTGQFASLDGMHTGRENLIMIGKLRGVSNPAEVADNLLARFSLSEAANRRSDQYSGGMKRRLDIAMSLIGMPAVIFLDEPTTGLDPEARIEVWNTVKELADGGTTIMLTTQYLEEAEQLADRIAILHGGKIITTGTLTELKEMFPPTKVEYIEKQPTLEEIFLAIIGQKEEK